The genomic interval GCCCAGGCCGACGTGATCCTCGCGCTCGGTGGCAACGACCGGGTGATCGGCGAAGCGGGCGCCGACACGATCTGCGGTGGAGAGGGGGCTGACTCGATCGACGGCGGCGCCGACGAGGACCGGCTGTTCGGTGAGCGTGGCTCGGACGCCCTCTTCGGCAAGAACGGGAACGACACCATGGTCGGCGCGGCCGGGAACGATCTCCTGATGGCCGGCGGCCAAGCGGCGGACGACGACACGCTGTCGGGTGGGGCGGGAACCGACGCGATGTTCGGCCACCACGGGGCGGACGTGCTCACCGGCGGGGGGAGCAGGGACGCCCTCCACGGTGGGTCCGGTGACGACTCGATCCTCGGGGGCGGCGGGAACGACCAGGTCTACGGCGACGACGGGAACGACTCGATCGACGGCGGCTCCGGCGACGACGCACTCGCCGGGGGCTTCAACGAGGACACGATCGTCGGGGGCGAGGGTGACGACCTCCTCGACGGCACGATGAACGTGGACGCGCTCGACGGCGGCGCGGGCACGGACGTGTGTCTCGCGTGGGAGGTCCAGGCGATCGACTGCGAGTCCTCGGTGCCGGGTCCATGAGCCGCTGATCGGAGGACACCGCGCGGAACTCGGCTCCGGGGGGAGGAGTCGAACCTCCATCCAAGGCTCCAAAGGCCTCTGTCTTGCCGTTAGACGACCCCGGATCGTTCGCCGGCCATCATCCCATGGAGCCCGCGCCGGACCACGGGGCCGACAGCGCGATCGCGCCCGGGAACGCACCGGCGAGCTCCGTCGCATGCAGCTCCGTGCGCGCGAGGGCGACGACCGTGGGACCGCTCCCGCTCATCACCGCGCCCAGCGCGCCCGCGTCGAGCAAGGCTTCCTTCGTCCGACCGATCACCGGGTGGCGGGCGACCACCACCGGCTCGAGATCGTTGTGCAGCAACCGGCCGAGCTCGCCGACGTTGCCCTCGCGGATCGCATCCAGAGCGGGCGCCGGGTCGGGTCCGGTGACACCTCCTTGATCGTCCCACCATCGGTACGCGTCGGGAGAGCGTGTCGGGAAGTCGAACGGAACCACGCACCACCACGTGGGAACGACGTCGACCGGTTCGAGCCGCTCGCCCCGTCCCCGGATCACGACCGCGTCGCCCAGCACCATCGCCGGAACGTCCGAACCGATCCGCCCCGCGATCTCCAGCAACGCTTCGGTATCGAGGCCACATCCCCACAGCGACTGCAGTGCAAGGAGCACCGCCGCCGCATCGGCGCTGCCGCCGCCGAGGCCGGCGGCGACCGGGATCCGCTTGTCGATCGTGATCGTCGCGCCCGTCGGTCCGCCGGAACACGACTCACCGAGGGCGAGCGCGGCGACGAGCGCCAGGTTCATGCCGCCCGAATCGACCGCGCTCGTGAACGCATCGTCGCCGCGGACGTCCACACGGAGCGCGTCCGCGGAGGCGACCGTCACCGTGTCGGCGAGCGAGAGCGGCAGCACGAGCGACTCGAGGTCGTGGTAGCCGTCGTCGCGCGCCCCGCGGACGCGGAGGAACACGTTCAGCTTCGCGGGGGCGGCGCGGACGATCGATCCGTCGTCGAGGCGACGCTGACGAGGGTCGCTCACGTGCGCTCCTCGAGGGCGCGGACGATGCGGGCGAACGCCGCAAGATCGAGCTGCTCGGGCCGGATCGCCGGCTGCACGCCCGCTGCTGCGAGGACCTCGTCCGCGCGCGCGGCGTCGAACCCGGCGATCCGTCGGACCGCGTTCCGCATCGTCTTCCTCCTCTCGGCGAAGGCCCCGTCGATCGCGGCGAGCAGGCGGCCGGGATCGACGCCGGCCGCCTCCGCGGGAGGCGCGGGGCGCGGGGTCAGGCGGACGAGGACCGAGTCCACCTTCGGCGGCGGCCAGAACACCGTCGGCGGGACCCGCCGTATGACCGACGCCTCGGCACGGTACGCGACCTTCAGGCTGACCGCGCCGAAGGCGTCCTCCCCTGGGGCGGCTGCGAGGCGTTCCCCGACCTCGCGCTGGACCATGACGAGATAGTCCCGGAGCTGGGGAACCCCCGCGAGCAGATCGAGGAGCAGCGGGGTCGCGAGGTTGTAGGGAAGGTTCGCGCACAGGCTCGAGCGATCCTCGCCGAGGAGCTCGTTCCAGTCGAGGGAGGTCGCGTCCGCGTGGAGGATCTTGACGTTGTCAAGTTCGCCGGTGACCTCTTCGAGGGCGGGCAGCAGCGCGCGGTCGAACTCGATCGCGGTCACCCGGGCCCCGGTGGCGGCCAGGGCGAGGGTGAGGGAACCGAGGCCGGCTCCGACCTCCACGACCCGCTCCCCCGGGCCTACGACCGCCAGGGACGCGATCCGGCGCGCGAGGTTGGGGTCGATCAGGAAGTTCTGCCCGAGGGACTTCGTGGGACGGATGCCGTGGCGCTCCGCGAGGTCGCGCAGGGCCGCGCGGCCGAGCGAGCCCGGCCCGCTACCAGCTGATGCGGACGTCGAGGACCCCGAAGCCCAGGTCGGAGATGACCGAGAAGGCCTCGGGCGAGAGGTCGATGATCCGTCCCGGCGCGTAGGGGCCACGGTCGTTGATCCTCACGAGAACGCTCTGTCCGTTGGCCAGGTTCGTGACGGTCACCATCGTGCCGATCGGCAGCGTCTTGTGGGCGGCCGTCAGGCCCGACCACGGAGGGTCGTACCACGTGGACTCCCCCGTCTGCACCCCGCTCGGGACGTAGACCCCGGGATCGGTGCCCTCGGGGTCGACGGCCGACTCGGGACCGACGAGACGGAGCTGGTCCTTCGGCTGCCGCACGATCTCCTCCGAGAGGAGCTCCCGGCCGACCCGCTTTCCGTCAACCAGCTTGACTTCGAAGACCCGCACCGCGACGCCTGGAACCCCCTCGCGGGCGATCTCTTCCTCGAGCGGATACAGGTGGGAGGAGATCCGGGAGACGGTCTCGAAGGGCACCTCGACCCTGGCCTCGAGGGTCTCGGTCTCGACCTCGGCGAAGCGCACGGTACCGCCGTCGGTCACGGGAGAGCTGGGAGGTGGAAGGACACGGTCGTCACGATCGGGCGAGATCCCCATGGCCGAGAGGAGTTGGCCGACCTCGGTCGCGTTCGTCACCACGGCGCGGTGCTTCCCCCGCACCACGACGTTCACGCTCGAGATCGACGAGTGCCCGACCGGGCCCCCGGAACCGGCTGGGCCTGTGGCGAGCTTGGCGATGAGTTCCATCGCTTCGGCACCCGACCCTTCCACCACCCAGATCCCCCTGTCCGAGGGATCCGTTGCCGCGGTCACGCCTTCGAGCTCGACCACGACGGTCATGCCGTCGGCGAGTTCCGTCGACGCTTCGGGGGTGACGTCGCTCGCGATGCCCGGATCGATCCCGTGCTGCGCGAGGAGCTCCCCGACCGAACCACTCATCGTCGGGACCGCGCGCGGCTGTCCCTCCACGACGAGCGTGATGCCCTGCGATCGGAACAACGAGAAGGAGAGCGTGCCGGCGGCGAGGATCGCCACCGCGAGCATGGTCCGGTTCGTCGCCCGCCGCATCCGCAACCTGCGGACCCGCTCGGGCCGAACCCGGTACGTCGCTACGTCGCGCAAACCTTCCTCCTGCAGTACCTGCTAGGAAGAAGGCTCCGGGGGGAAGCGGCGTGGCCGGAACCGGAACCTTCGTGGTCTCTGGGGCCCTCAAGGGGCCAACGGGCCGAGACCCTATCAAACCCTCAACTTCGGGTGCAAACTTCCCTGGAACGGGGGTTCCAAACCTCTTCGAACCCGCGATCTGAGGTTCCGGGCGCGCTCCGAGGGCACGCCGCCCACATCCGGAGCCGATCCATCGACCCCAACACGACCCGTCGGGCACGGGGAAGGTGCGTCCCACGTGGAACCGTCGACCCGCCCTCGCACCCGAGCGTTGATCCTCGACGCGTCGGATCGTTCCACCGGATGCGCGACGGGACGGCGATCGACGCGGATCCGCGCGCGTTCAGGGAAGGGAGAACGCACGGAACGCGTTCTCCGCGGTGACCCTCGTCATCTCCTCGACACTGGTTCCTCGGATCTCCGCGAGCGCTTCGATCGTCAGCGAGACGAACTCAGGAGCGTTGTCGCGCCCGCGCCGTGACTGCGGCGAGAGGTACGGGCAGTCGGTCTCCACGAGGAGGCGGTCGGACGGGACCTCGGCGGCGGCGGTCCGCATCGACCCGTTCTTCGGATAGGTGAGGTTCCCGGCGAACGAGAGGAAGAACCCACGCGCGACGCATTCACGCGCCAGCGTCTCGTCTCCCGTGAAGCAATGGAGCACCACGCGCTCCGCTCGCTCGGTCTGGAGGATGTCGAGGGTCGCCTCCCACGCATCTCGGCAGTGAACGACGAGCGGCTTGCCCGACTCACGGCTGAGGGCGACGTGGGTGCGGAACACCGCCTCCTGGTCCTCCCGCGGGGAGTGCCACCGGAAAAAGTCGAGACCGCACTCGCCCACCCCGACCACACGGGGGTCGTGGAGCAGCTCCTCGATCGCCGCGCCGGCACGGCGGTCGAACCCGGAGGCGTCGTGGGGATGGAGCCCGGCGGTGGCGA from Actinomycetota bacterium carries:
- the rsmA gene encoding 16S rRNA (adenine(1518)-N(6)/adenine(1519)-N(6))-dimethyltransferase RsmA, which produces MRDLAERHGIRPTKSLGQNFLIDPNLARRIASLAVVGPGERVVEVGAGLGSLTLALAATGARVTAIEFDRALLPALEEVTGELDNVKILHADATSLDWNELLGEDRSSLCANLPYNLATPLLLDLLAGVPQLRDYLVMVQREVGERLAAAPGEDAFGAVSLKVAYRAEASVIRRVPPTVFWPPPKVDSVLVRLTPRPAPPAEAAGVDPGRLLAAIDGAFAERRKTMRNAVRRIAGFDAARADEVLAAAGVQPAIRPEQLDLAAFARIVRALEERT
- the ispE gene encoding 4-(cytidine 5'-diphospho)-2-C-methyl-D-erythritol kinase — encoded protein: MSDPRQRRLDDGSIVRAAPAKLNVFLRVRGARDDGYHDLESLVLPLSLADTVTVASADALRVDVRGDDAFTSAVDSGGMNLALVAALALGESCSGGPTGATITIDKRIPVAAGLGGGSADAAAVLLALQSLWGCGLDTEALLEIAGRIGSDVPAMVLGDAVVIRGRGERLEPVDVVPTWWCVVPFDFPTRSPDAYRWWDDQGGVTGPDPAPALDAIREGNVGELGRLLHNDLEPVVVARHPVIGRTKEALLDAGALGAVMSGSGPTVVALARTELHATELAGAFPGAIALSAPWSGAGSMG
- a CDS encoding septal ring lytic transglycosylase RlpA family protein; translated protein: MLAVAILAAGTLSFSLFRSQGITLVVEGQPRAVPTMSGSVGELLAQHGIDPGIASDVTPEASTELADGMTVVVELEGVTAATDPSDRGIWVVEGSGAEAMELIAKLATGPAGSGGPVGHSSISSVNVVVRGKHRAVVTNATEVGQLLSAMGISPDRDDRVLPPPSSPVTDGGTVRFAEVETETLEARVEVPFETVSRISSHLYPLEEEIAREGVPGVAVRVFEVKLVDGKRVGRELLSEEIVRQPKDQLRLVGPESAVDPEGTDPGVYVPSGVQTGESTWYDPPWSGLTAAHKTLPIGTMVTVTNLANGQSVLVRINDRGPYAPGRIIDLSPEAFSVISDLGFGVLDVRISW
- a CDS encoding TatD family hydrolase, with protein sequence MDTHAHLFLLESEPGEVVQAALEAGVGTIVCVGIDPATSRRSLELADALPGVFATAGLHPHDASGFDRRAGAAIEELLHDPRVVGVGECGLDFFRWHSPREDQEAVFRTHVALSRESGKPLVVHCRDAWEATLDILQTERAERVVLHCFTGDETLARECVARGFFLSFAGNLTYPKNGSMRTAAAEVPSDRLLVETDCPYLSPQSRRGRDNAPEFVSLTIEALAEIRGTSVEEMTRVTAENAFRAFSLP